Proteins encoded within one genomic window of Thunnus albacares chromosome 13, fThuAlb1.1, whole genome shotgun sequence:
- the trappc14 gene encoding trafficking protein particle complex subunit 14 isoform X2 gives MVQMMESQCEYFMYFPAVPITDLSDPARYRTLPRRSHLYLGETVRFLLVLRCKDAGATPTEHGPGGSDGIAAGFGTESASSRAWRELAGSLCAVASVSPGESSRHRGNQHHHDYQSSGDEANEEGEEDYIAAAEAAIAALGSRVDSRCRSFRDCKPLLIHNSSGTAAREFRRAPVQSPLDEPVVLTDEVIFPLTVSLDKLPVSTLKVKVMVTVWKREAEKVEVQELGYLSVLQQREPTHTFRHDLNTFKAQVSTTLTVLPPPTVRCKQMTVSGRHLAVLKVLNESSQEEVSIRDVRVLPNLNASYLPMMPDGSVLLVDNVCHQSGEVGMASFCRVDSLACRLPSMLSALEEHDFLFQLHLNDMPQDDSNEGLEVPLVAVLQWSTPKMPFTNCIYTHYRLPSIRLDRPRFVMTASCPSTVRVKEHFKVKYVLLNNLQDFLAVRLVWTPEGRGQGEDTALAAVVCHTPLSNLGHCRKGSTLSFSVAFQILKPGLYELSQHMKLKLQFTASVSNPPPDARPLSRKNSPSSPAVRDLLDRHQASLGRSQSFSHQQPSRSHIMRTGSAMERRAITPPVGSPVGRPLYLPPQDKTLLSLDKIAKRECKVLVVDPVC, from the exons ATGGTGCAGATGATGGAGTCGCAGTGCGAGTATTTCATGTATTTCCCGGCGGTGCCCATCACGGATCTGTCGGACCCGGCCCGCTACCGCACTCTGCCCCGCCGGAGCCACCTCTACCTGGGGGAGACCGTCCGCTTCCTCCTGGTGCTGCGCTGCAAGGACGCGGGGGCGACGCCGACCGAGCACGGCCCCG GGGGCAGTGACGGCATCGCAGCAGGCTTTGGGACGGAGTCGGCCAGTAGCCGGGCGTGGAGGGAGTTGGCCGGCTCTCTGTGCGCCGTGGCCAGCGTGAGTCCAGGCGAGAGCAGCCGTCACCGAGGCAACCAGCATCACCATGACTACCAGAGCAGCGGGGACGAAGCCAACGAGGAAGGCGAGGAGGACTACATCGCGGCAGCGGAGGCGGCCATCGCGGCACTCGGCAGCAGGGTGGACTCCCGGTGTCGGAGCTTCAGGGACTGCAAGCCGCTGCTCATACACAACTCATCTGGGACGGCGGCAAGGGAGTTCCGCAGGGCACCTGTTCAG TCTCCTCTGGACGAGCCGGTGGTGTTGACGGATGAAGTGATCTTCCCTCTCACGGTGTCTCTGGACAAACTTCCCGTCAGCACCCTAAAAGTCAAG gtGATGGTCACGGTGTGGAAGAGGGAGGCGGAGAAAGTGGAGGTGCAGGAGCTCGGCTACCTGAGCGTCCTGCAGCAACGAGAGCCGACACACACTTTCAGACACGACCTGAATACCTTCAAGGCTCAAG TGAGCACCACTCTGACCGTCCTGCCACCTCCCACCGTCCGCTGTAAGCAGATGACGGTCTCCGGGAGACACCTCGCTGTCCTCAAAG TGCTGAATGAGTCGTCTCAGGAGGAAGTGAGTATTCGGGACGTTCGCGTTTTACCAAACCTCAACGCCTCCTACCTTCCCATGATGCCAGACGGCTCCGTGCTGCTGGTGGACAACGTGTG CCACCAGTCAGGTGAGGTCGGCATGGCGTCTTTCTGCAGAGTGGACAGTCTGGCCTGCCGCCTTCCCAGCATGCTCAGCGCTTTGGAGGAGCACGACTTTCTGTTCCAGCTGCACCTTAACGACATGCCGCAGGACGACTCCAACGAG GGGTTAGAGGTTCCCCTGGTCGCTGTGCTGCAGTGGTCAACTCCCAAGATGCCTTTCACCAACTGTATCTACACTCACTATAG gttgCCCAGTATCCGTCTGGACCGGCCGCGGTTCGTGATGACGGCCAGCTGCCCGAGCACCGTCAGGGTGAAGGAACACTTCAAGGTGAAATACGTTCTGCTCAACAACCTGCAGGACTTCCTGGCTGTACGGCTCGTCTGGACTCCAGagg gtcGTGGTCAGGGCGAGGACACAGCGCTGGCAGCTGTGGTCTGTCACACTCCTCTCAGTAACCTCGGTCACTGTCGGAAAGGAAGCACTCTGTCCTTCAGCGTGGCCTTCCAGATCCTCAAACCAGGACTGTACGAG CTGAGTCAGCACATGAAGTTGAAGCTGCAGTTCACAGCTTCAGTCTCTAACCCTCCGCCTGACGCCCGGCCGCTGTCAC GTAAAAACAGCCCGTCCAGCCCGGCGGTTCGAGACCTGCTGGACCGACACCAGGCCAGTCTGGGTCGATCTCAGTCCTTCTCCCACCAGCAGCCGTCTCGCTCCCACATCATGAG gACGGGCAGTGCCATGGAGCGGCGCGCCATCACTCCCCCCGTCGGCTCTCCGGTCGGTCGGCCGCTCTACCTGCCGCCGCAGGACAAAACGCTGCTGTCGCTCGACAAGATCGCCAAGAGAGAGTGTAAAGTCCTGGTGGTGGATCCTGTCTGCTAG
- the trappc14 gene encoding trafficking protein particle complex subunit 14 isoform X1 produces the protein MVQMMESQCEYFMYFPAVPITDLSDPARYRTLPRRSHLYLGETVRFLLVLRCKDAGATPTEHGPAGGSDGIAAGFGTESASSRAWRELAGSLCAVASVSPGESSRHRGNQHHHDYQSSGDEANEEGEEDYIAAAEAAIAALGSRVDSRCRSFRDCKPLLIHNSSGTAAREFRRAPVQSPLDEPVVLTDEVIFPLTVSLDKLPVSTLKVKVMVTVWKREAEKVEVQELGYLSVLQQREPTHTFRHDLNTFKAQVSTTLTVLPPPTVRCKQMTVSGRHLAVLKVLNESSQEEVSIRDVRVLPNLNASYLPMMPDGSVLLVDNVCHQSGEVGMASFCRVDSLACRLPSMLSALEEHDFLFQLHLNDMPQDDSNEGLEVPLVAVLQWSTPKMPFTNCIYTHYRLPSIRLDRPRFVMTASCPSTVRVKEHFKVKYVLLNNLQDFLAVRLVWTPEGRGQGEDTALAAVVCHTPLSNLGHCRKGSTLSFSVAFQILKPGLYELSQHMKLKLQFTASVSNPPPDARPLSRKNSPSSPAVRDLLDRHQASLGRSQSFSHQQPSRSHIMRTGSAMERRAITPPVGSPVGRPLYLPPQDKTLLSLDKIAKRECKVLVVDPVC, from the exons ATGGTGCAGATGATGGAGTCGCAGTGCGAGTATTTCATGTATTTCCCGGCGGTGCCCATCACGGATCTGTCGGACCCGGCCCGCTACCGCACTCTGCCCCGCCGGAGCCACCTCTACCTGGGGGAGACCGTCCGCTTCCTCCTGGTGCTGCGCTGCAAGGACGCGGGGGCGACGCCGACCGAGCACGGCCCCG CAGGGGGCAGTGACGGCATCGCAGCAGGCTTTGGGACGGAGTCGGCCAGTAGCCGGGCGTGGAGGGAGTTGGCCGGCTCTCTGTGCGCCGTGGCCAGCGTGAGTCCAGGCGAGAGCAGCCGTCACCGAGGCAACCAGCATCACCATGACTACCAGAGCAGCGGGGACGAAGCCAACGAGGAAGGCGAGGAGGACTACATCGCGGCAGCGGAGGCGGCCATCGCGGCACTCGGCAGCAGGGTGGACTCCCGGTGTCGGAGCTTCAGGGACTGCAAGCCGCTGCTCATACACAACTCATCTGGGACGGCGGCAAGGGAGTTCCGCAGGGCACCTGTTCAG TCTCCTCTGGACGAGCCGGTGGTGTTGACGGATGAAGTGATCTTCCCTCTCACGGTGTCTCTGGACAAACTTCCCGTCAGCACCCTAAAAGTCAAG gtGATGGTCACGGTGTGGAAGAGGGAGGCGGAGAAAGTGGAGGTGCAGGAGCTCGGCTACCTGAGCGTCCTGCAGCAACGAGAGCCGACACACACTTTCAGACACGACCTGAATACCTTCAAGGCTCAAG TGAGCACCACTCTGACCGTCCTGCCACCTCCCACCGTCCGCTGTAAGCAGATGACGGTCTCCGGGAGACACCTCGCTGTCCTCAAAG TGCTGAATGAGTCGTCTCAGGAGGAAGTGAGTATTCGGGACGTTCGCGTTTTACCAAACCTCAACGCCTCCTACCTTCCCATGATGCCAGACGGCTCCGTGCTGCTGGTGGACAACGTGTG CCACCAGTCAGGTGAGGTCGGCATGGCGTCTTTCTGCAGAGTGGACAGTCTGGCCTGCCGCCTTCCCAGCATGCTCAGCGCTTTGGAGGAGCACGACTTTCTGTTCCAGCTGCACCTTAACGACATGCCGCAGGACGACTCCAACGAG GGGTTAGAGGTTCCCCTGGTCGCTGTGCTGCAGTGGTCAACTCCCAAGATGCCTTTCACCAACTGTATCTACACTCACTATAG gttgCCCAGTATCCGTCTGGACCGGCCGCGGTTCGTGATGACGGCCAGCTGCCCGAGCACCGTCAGGGTGAAGGAACACTTCAAGGTGAAATACGTTCTGCTCAACAACCTGCAGGACTTCCTGGCTGTACGGCTCGTCTGGACTCCAGagg gtcGTGGTCAGGGCGAGGACACAGCGCTGGCAGCTGTGGTCTGTCACACTCCTCTCAGTAACCTCGGTCACTGTCGGAAAGGAAGCACTCTGTCCTTCAGCGTGGCCTTCCAGATCCTCAAACCAGGACTGTACGAG CTGAGTCAGCACATGAAGTTGAAGCTGCAGTTCACAGCTTCAGTCTCTAACCCTCCGCCTGACGCCCGGCCGCTGTCAC GTAAAAACAGCCCGTCCAGCCCGGCGGTTCGAGACCTGCTGGACCGACACCAGGCCAGTCTGGGTCGATCTCAGTCCTTCTCCCACCAGCAGCCGTCTCGCTCCCACATCATGAG gACGGGCAGTGCCATGGAGCGGCGCGCCATCACTCCCCCCGTCGGCTCTCCGGTCGGTCGGCCGCTCTACCTGCCGCCGCAGGACAAAACGCTGCTGTCGCTCGACAAGATCGCCAAGAGAGAGTGTAAAGTCCTGGTGGTGGATCCTGTCTGCTAG